One Mugil cephalus isolate CIBA_MC_2020 chromosome 10, CIBA_Mcephalus_1.1, whole genome shotgun sequence genomic window carries:
- the LOC125014740 gene encoding CD81 antigen-like isoform X2, producing MMLVGFLGCYGAIQESQCLLGTFFFFLVILFACEVAAAIWGFMNRDTISKELINFYDSAYIKAVDVSGTPSKEGAIKVLEVYHATLDCCGKGDNTPLFLQVASTLCPGKTPDNYQSCHKKLTDLFSEKLYLIGLAALVVAVIMIFEMIFTMVLCCGIRNSPGVY from the exons ATGATGCTCGTGGGCTTCCTGGGATGTTACGGTGCCATTCAGGAGTCTCAGTGCCTGTTGGGGACG ttcttcttctttttggtgATCCTCTTTGCCTGTGAAGTAGCCGCAGCAATCTGGGGATTCATGAACAGGGACACT ATCTCCAAAGAGCTGATCAATTTCTACGACTCGGCGTACATCAAGGCCGTGGACGTCTCAGGGACTCCCAGCAAAGAAGGAGCCATCAAGGTGCTGGAAGTTTACCACGCCACG CTCGACTGCTGCGGCAAAGGAGACAACACCCCTCTCTTCCTACAAGTCGCCTCCACCTTGTGTCCTGGAAAGACTCCAGATAATTATCAA AGCTGTCACAAGAAACTCACCGACTTGTTCTCTGAGAAGCTCTACCTGATCGGCCTGGCCGCGCTGGTGGTGGCCGTCATCATG ATCTTCGAGATGATCTTCACCATGGTGCTCTGCTGTGGGATCCGTAACAGCCCGGGGGTGTACTAG
- the pkp3a gene encoding plakophilin-3a isoform X1 yields MVSQKRQQRRKKSQIIKGHGSQKPNNSVTTYALPTEIQIGNGGSTSDEVAKARRVQQQVKMRLAEKSTLPRQNGSAANYAMSDYGGGSSTAHYNTYTPNYSSRSAFAMSGSRTLGPSVSIHKSGFTSRSTGPELSQFQKMSIGGGGAGGGEYYQEDLRMGGYQGGTRQNRMMEAETMSMHSMRQPLQVNSWVVDNSDAGSLMSERDATYGRQYAQSAINGYSGQMRQGGGTMTYPAPMRRSLSGTLSRGGGMTAGGQEIVQQHSFKGPAHRTISRITNRNRMSMGGVPMGLQQQLSSGGSTYRGGADMVDSGFMYGTLQSGSQGNLLMQQQRQGTLSRAMSVKSMQSVGKGVDVYYQENGMGNLSGMDSLDMETAVAYLCEPDAALQVMGAAFIQHQCYNDNDAKDEVRTLNGIKALVSLFNSDNEEVRRYVTGATRNLIYENMQNKIALINEGGIPSLVKALSEPDDELRKNITGILWNMSSKENLKEKLASETLSELTDKILIPLATKEKNESEFDNYEDSTSIKESHSETEIFCNTTGCLRNLSSVSQKTRDQMRDTRGLVDSLVEYICACLKSKSKSESKGVENSMCILRNLSYQLYSEIPPNHARTLDGPTRDQDKELGEAIGCFTPNSRKAKNKKNVNLSTLSEVSKTPKGMAWLWHPQIVSVYNQLLQKCETNAVTREAAAGSLQNITAGDRRWASVLSWVALDRERMLPCLLNYLRTDHDMELRSLTGLLRNLSRHAANKDEMATKSVGTLVEKLPDNGVEKERTVDTVVNICGFLNNLVTCSALAARDILFFDGVPKLLEIKKSTGSPGKMKAAKAASTVLSNMYNYKKFHKQYLAKGFRKDDFIDNVV; encoded by the exons ATGGTAAGTCAAAAG CGgcagcaaagaagaaagaagtctCAAATTATTAAAGGACACGGTAGCCAAAAG CCCAACAACTCGGTCACCACGTACGCGCTCCCGACGGAGATCCAGATCGGGAACGGGGGATCCACGTCGGACGAGGTGGCGAAGGCGCGGCGCGTCCAGCAGCAGGTCAAGATGAGGCTGGCGGAGAAGTCCACACTTCCGCGTCAGAATGGATCGGCCGCAAACTACGCCATGTCAG ACTACGGTGGCGGTTCGTCGACGGCGCACTACAACACCTACACCCCAAATTACAGCTCTAGGTCCGCCTTTGCGATGTCAGGCTCCAGAACACTG GGCCCGTCTGTATCCATCCATAAGTCAGGCTTCACCTCCCGGTCGACTGGCCCAGAACTGAGTCAGTTTCAGAAGATGAGTATCGGGGGCGGAGGTGCTGGTGGCGGCGAATATTATCAAGAAGACCTACGCATGGGCGGCTACCAAGGGGGCACGAGACAAAACCGAATGATGGAAGCAGAAACCATGTCCATGCATTCGATGCGGCAGCCTTTACAGGTGAATTCCTGGGTGGTCGATAACAGCGACGCTGGGAGCTTAATGTCCGAACGGGACGCCACCTACGGCCGCCAGTATGCTCAGAGCGCAATCAACGGCTACAGTGGCCAGATGAGACAAGGAGGAGGCACCATGACCTATCCAGCGCCAATGCGCCGATCTCTTAGTGGTACTCTGTCCCGTGGCGGCGGGATGACAGCAGGGGGGCAAGAGATCGTCCAGCAGCATTCCTTCAAAGGCCCAGCCCACCGCACCATCAGTAGGATCACAAACCGAAACAGAATGAGCATGGGAGGCGTGCCTATGGGCCTGCAGCAACAGCTGTCCTCCGGTGGGAGCACctacagaggaggagcagacaTGGTGGATTCAGGGTTCATGTATGGCACCTTGCAGTCTGGTTCCCAGGGGAACTTATtaatgcagcagcagcgccaGGGCACTCTGTCCCGTGCCATGTCAGTCAAAAGCATGCAGAGCGTGGGCAAGGGCGTGGACGTCTACTACCAGGAGAATGGCATGGGCAACCTTAGCGG GATGGACTCCTTGGACATGGAGACAGCTGTGGCTTACCTGTGTGAGCCTGACGCGGCATTGCAAGTAATGGGTGCTGCGTTCATTCAGCACCAGTGTTACAATGACAACGACGCTAAAGACGAG GTACGTACGTTGAATGGCATTAAAGCACTGGTGAGCCTGTTCAACAGTGACAACGAGGAGGTGCGTCGTTATGTCACCGGCGCCACGCGCAACCTCATCTATGAGAACATGCAGAACAAGATCGCCCTGATCAATGAGGGCGGCATCCCTTCGCTGGTCAAGGCGCTCAGCGAGCCAGATGATGAGCTCCGCAAAAACATCACAG GCATCCTGTGGAATATGTCCTCCAAAGAGAATCTGAAGGAGAAACTGGCTTCTGAGACACTTTCTGAGCTCACAGACAAGATCCTCATCCCTCTGGCCACCAAGGAGAAGAATGAGTCAGAGTTCGATAACTATGAAGACTCTACGAGCATCAAGGAGTCCCATTCTGAGACGGAGATTTTTTGCAACACCACGGGATGCCTCAG GAACCTGAGCTCTGTGAGTCAGAAGACCCGTGATCAGATGAGAGACACACGTGGACTGGTGGACTCTTTGGTGGAATACATCTGTGCCTGCCTTAAAAGCAAGAGCAAGTCAGAAAGCAAG GGGGTTGAGAATTCGATGTGCATCCTGAGGAACCTTTCCTACCAGCTCTACAGTGAAATTCCTCCGAACCATGCAAGAACTCTGGATGGACCAACCAGAGATCAGGACAAGGAGTTGGGTGAAGCCATCGGTTGCTTTACACCTAACAGCAGGAAGGCCAAAAAT AAGAAGAACGTAAATCTCTCCACTTTAAGTGAAGTTTCCAAGACGCCAAAGGGTATGGCGTGGCTGTGGCACCCTCAGATCGTGTCGGTGTACAACCAACTCCTGCAAAAGTGTGAAACCAACGCAGTGACCCGCGAGGCAGCTGCCGGATCTCTGCAAAACATCACTGCTGGAGACAGGAGG TGGGCTTCCGTGCTGAGCTGGGTGGCTCTGGACAGGGAGCGTATGCTGCCGTGCCTGCTGAACTACCTGCGTACAGACCATGATATGGAGCTGCGTTCTCTTACAGGCCTCCTACGCAATCTGTCCCGCCATGCCGCCAATAAGGATGAAATGG CCACAAAGAGTGTGGGCACCCTCGTGGAGAAGTTGCCAGACAATGGAGTTGAGAAGGAGCGCACCGTTGACACCGTGGTCAACATCTGTGGTTTCCTCAACAACCTGGTGACCTGCAGCGCCTTAGCCGCCAGGGACATCTTGTTCTTTGATGGCGTGCCAAAGCTGCTGGAAATCAAGAAGTCAACTGGCAG cCCTGGGAAGATGAAAGCGGCAAAAGCAGCTTCGACAGTTCTCAGCAACATGTACAATTACAAGAAATTTCACAAACAGTACTTAGCG AAAGGGTTCAGGAAAGATGACTTCATCGACAATGTAGTGTGA
- the pkp3a gene encoding plakophilin-3a isoform X4, whose amino-acid sequence MPNNSVTTYALPTEIQIGNGGSTSDEVAKARRVQQQVKMRLAEKSTLPRQNGSAANYAMSDYGGGSSTAHYNTYTPNYSSRSAFAMSGSRTLGPSVSIHKSGFTSRSTGPELSQFQKMSIGGGGAGGGEYYQEDLRMGGYQGGTRQNRMMEAETMSMHSMRQPLQVNSWVVDNSDAGSLMSERDATYGRQYAQSAINGYSGQMRQGGGTMTYPAPMRRSLSGTLSRGGGMTAGGQEIVQQHSFKGPAHRTISRITNRNRMSMGGVPMGLQQQLSSGGSTYRGGADMVDSGFMYGTLQSGSQGNLLMQQQRQGTLSRAMSVKSMQSVGKGVDVYYQENGMGNLSGMDSLDMETAVAYLCEPDAALQVMGAAFIQHQCYNDNDAKDEVRTLNGIKALVSLFNSDNEEVRRYVTGATRNLIYENMQNKIALINEGGIPSLVKALSEPDDELRKNITGILWNMSSKENLKEKLASETLSELTDKILIPLATKEKNESEFDNYEDSTSIKESHSETEIFCNTTGCLRNLSSVSQKTRDQMRDTRGLVDSLVEYICACLKSKSKSESKGVENSMCILRNLSYQLYSEIPPNHARTLDGPTRDQDKELGEAIGCFTPNSRKAKNKKNVNLSTLSEVSKTPKGMAWLWHPQIVSVYNQLLQKCETNAVTREAAAGSLQNITAGDRRWASVLSWVALDRERMLPCLLNYLRTDHDMELRSLTGLLRNLSRHAANKDEMATKSVGTLVEKLPDNGVEKERTVDTVVNICGFLNNLVTCSALAARDILFFDGVPKLLEIKKSTGSPGKMKAAKAASTVLSNMYNYKKFHKQYLAKGFRKDDFIDNVV is encoded by the exons ATG CCCAACAACTCGGTCACCACGTACGCGCTCCCGACGGAGATCCAGATCGGGAACGGGGGATCCACGTCGGACGAGGTGGCGAAGGCGCGGCGCGTCCAGCAGCAGGTCAAGATGAGGCTGGCGGAGAAGTCCACACTTCCGCGTCAGAATGGATCGGCCGCAAACTACGCCATGTCAG ACTACGGTGGCGGTTCGTCGACGGCGCACTACAACACCTACACCCCAAATTACAGCTCTAGGTCCGCCTTTGCGATGTCAGGCTCCAGAACACTG GGCCCGTCTGTATCCATCCATAAGTCAGGCTTCACCTCCCGGTCGACTGGCCCAGAACTGAGTCAGTTTCAGAAGATGAGTATCGGGGGCGGAGGTGCTGGTGGCGGCGAATATTATCAAGAAGACCTACGCATGGGCGGCTACCAAGGGGGCACGAGACAAAACCGAATGATGGAAGCAGAAACCATGTCCATGCATTCGATGCGGCAGCCTTTACAGGTGAATTCCTGGGTGGTCGATAACAGCGACGCTGGGAGCTTAATGTCCGAACGGGACGCCACCTACGGCCGCCAGTATGCTCAGAGCGCAATCAACGGCTACAGTGGCCAGATGAGACAAGGAGGAGGCACCATGACCTATCCAGCGCCAATGCGCCGATCTCTTAGTGGTACTCTGTCCCGTGGCGGCGGGATGACAGCAGGGGGGCAAGAGATCGTCCAGCAGCATTCCTTCAAAGGCCCAGCCCACCGCACCATCAGTAGGATCACAAACCGAAACAGAATGAGCATGGGAGGCGTGCCTATGGGCCTGCAGCAACAGCTGTCCTCCGGTGGGAGCACctacagaggaggagcagacaTGGTGGATTCAGGGTTCATGTATGGCACCTTGCAGTCTGGTTCCCAGGGGAACTTATtaatgcagcagcagcgccaGGGCACTCTGTCCCGTGCCATGTCAGTCAAAAGCATGCAGAGCGTGGGCAAGGGCGTGGACGTCTACTACCAGGAGAATGGCATGGGCAACCTTAGCGG GATGGACTCCTTGGACATGGAGACAGCTGTGGCTTACCTGTGTGAGCCTGACGCGGCATTGCAAGTAATGGGTGCTGCGTTCATTCAGCACCAGTGTTACAATGACAACGACGCTAAAGACGAG GTACGTACGTTGAATGGCATTAAAGCACTGGTGAGCCTGTTCAACAGTGACAACGAGGAGGTGCGTCGTTATGTCACCGGCGCCACGCGCAACCTCATCTATGAGAACATGCAGAACAAGATCGCCCTGATCAATGAGGGCGGCATCCCTTCGCTGGTCAAGGCGCTCAGCGAGCCAGATGATGAGCTCCGCAAAAACATCACAG GCATCCTGTGGAATATGTCCTCCAAAGAGAATCTGAAGGAGAAACTGGCTTCTGAGACACTTTCTGAGCTCACAGACAAGATCCTCATCCCTCTGGCCACCAAGGAGAAGAATGAGTCAGAGTTCGATAACTATGAAGACTCTACGAGCATCAAGGAGTCCCATTCTGAGACGGAGATTTTTTGCAACACCACGGGATGCCTCAG GAACCTGAGCTCTGTGAGTCAGAAGACCCGTGATCAGATGAGAGACACACGTGGACTGGTGGACTCTTTGGTGGAATACATCTGTGCCTGCCTTAAAAGCAAGAGCAAGTCAGAAAGCAAG GGGGTTGAGAATTCGATGTGCATCCTGAGGAACCTTTCCTACCAGCTCTACAGTGAAATTCCTCCGAACCATGCAAGAACTCTGGATGGACCAACCAGAGATCAGGACAAGGAGTTGGGTGAAGCCATCGGTTGCTTTACACCTAACAGCAGGAAGGCCAAAAAT AAGAAGAACGTAAATCTCTCCACTTTAAGTGAAGTTTCCAAGACGCCAAAGGGTATGGCGTGGCTGTGGCACCCTCAGATCGTGTCGGTGTACAACCAACTCCTGCAAAAGTGTGAAACCAACGCAGTGACCCGCGAGGCAGCTGCCGGATCTCTGCAAAACATCACTGCTGGAGACAGGAGG TGGGCTTCCGTGCTGAGCTGGGTGGCTCTGGACAGGGAGCGTATGCTGCCGTGCCTGCTGAACTACCTGCGTACAGACCATGATATGGAGCTGCGTTCTCTTACAGGCCTCCTACGCAATCTGTCCCGCCATGCCGCCAATAAGGATGAAATGG CCACAAAGAGTGTGGGCACCCTCGTGGAGAAGTTGCCAGACAATGGAGTTGAGAAGGAGCGCACCGTTGACACCGTGGTCAACATCTGTGGTTTCCTCAACAACCTGGTGACCTGCAGCGCCTTAGCCGCCAGGGACATCTTGTTCTTTGATGGCGTGCCAAAGCTGCTGGAAATCAAGAAGTCAACTGGCAG cCCTGGGAAGATGAAAGCGGCAAAAGCAGCTTCGACAGTTCTCAGCAACATGTACAATTACAAGAAATTTCACAAACAGTACTTAGCG AAAGGGTTCAGGAAAGATGACTTCATCGACAATGTAGTGTGA
- the pkp3a gene encoding plakophilin-3a isoform X3: MVSQKPNNSVTTYALPTEIQIGNGGSTSDEVAKARRVQQQVKMRLAEKSTLPRQNGSAANYAMSDYGGGSSTAHYNTYTPNYSSRSAFAMSGSRTLGPSVSIHKSGFTSRSTGPELSQFQKMSIGGGGAGGGEYYQEDLRMGGYQGGTRQNRMMEAETMSMHSMRQPLQVNSWVVDNSDAGSLMSERDATYGRQYAQSAINGYSGQMRQGGGTMTYPAPMRRSLSGTLSRGGGMTAGGQEIVQQHSFKGPAHRTISRITNRNRMSMGGVPMGLQQQLSSGGSTYRGGADMVDSGFMYGTLQSGSQGNLLMQQQRQGTLSRAMSVKSMQSVGKGVDVYYQENGMGNLSGMDSLDMETAVAYLCEPDAALQVMGAAFIQHQCYNDNDAKDEVRTLNGIKALVSLFNSDNEEVRRYVTGATRNLIYENMQNKIALINEGGIPSLVKALSEPDDELRKNITGILWNMSSKENLKEKLASETLSELTDKILIPLATKEKNESEFDNYEDSTSIKESHSETEIFCNTTGCLRNLSSVSQKTRDQMRDTRGLVDSLVEYICACLKSKSKSESKGVENSMCILRNLSYQLYSEIPPNHARTLDGPTRDQDKELGEAIGCFTPNSRKAKNKKNVNLSTLSEVSKTPKGMAWLWHPQIVSVYNQLLQKCETNAVTREAAAGSLQNITAGDRRWASVLSWVALDRERMLPCLLNYLRTDHDMELRSLTGLLRNLSRHAANKDEMATKSVGTLVEKLPDNGVEKERTVDTVVNICGFLNNLVTCSALAARDILFFDGVPKLLEIKKSTGSPGKMKAAKAASTVLSNMYNYKKFHKQYLAKGFRKDDFIDNVV; this comes from the exons ATGGTAAGTCAAAAG CCCAACAACTCGGTCACCACGTACGCGCTCCCGACGGAGATCCAGATCGGGAACGGGGGATCCACGTCGGACGAGGTGGCGAAGGCGCGGCGCGTCCAGCAGCAGGTCAAGATGAGGCTGGCGGAGAAGTCCACACTTCCGCGTCAGAATGGATCGGCCGCAAACTACGCCATGTCAG ACTACGGTGGCGGTTCGTCGACGGCGCACTACAACACCTACACCCCAAATTACAGCTCTAGGTCCGCCTTTGCGATGTCAGGCTCCAGAACACTG GGCCCGTCTGTATCCATCCATAAGTCAGGCTTCACCTCCCGGTCGACTGGCCCAGAACTGAGTCAGTTTCAGAAGATGAGTATCGGGGGCGGAGGTGCTGGTGGCGGCGAATATTATCAAGAAGACCTACGCATGGGCGGCTACCAAGGGGGCACGAGACAAAACCGAATGATGGAAGCAGAAACCATGTCCATGCATTCGATGCGGCAGCCTTTACAGGTGAATTCCTGGGTGGTCGATAACAGCGACGCTGGGAGCTTAATGTCCGAACGGGACGCCACCTACGGCCGCCAGTATGCTCAGAGCGCAATCAACGGCTACAGTGGCCAGATGAGACAAGGAGGAGGCACCATGACCTATCCAGCGCCAATGCGCCGATCTCTTAGTGGTACTCTGTCCCGTGGCGGCGGGATGACAGCAGGGGGGCAAGAGATCGTCCAGCAGCATTCCTTCAAAGGCCCAGCCCACCGCACCATCAGTAGGATCACAAACCGAAACAGAATGAGCATGGGAGGCGTGCCTATGGGCCTGCAGCAACAGCTGTCCTCCGGTGGGAGCACctacagaggaggagcagacaTGGTGGATTCAGGGTTCATGTATGGCACCTTGCAGTCTGGTTCCCAGGGGAACTTATtaatgcagcagcagcgccaGGGCACTCTGTCCCGTGCCATGTCAGTCAAAAGCATGCAGAGCGTGGGCAAGGGCGTGGACGTCTACTACCAGGAGAATGGCATGGGCAACCTTAGCGG GATGGACTCCTTGGACATGGAGACAGCTGTGGCTTACCTGTGTGAGCCTGACGCGGCATTGCAAGTAATGGGTGCTGCGTTCATTCAGCACCAGTGTTACAATGACAACGACGCTAAAGACGAG GTACGTACGTTGAATGGCATTAAAGCACTGGTGAGCCTGTTCAACAGTGACAACGAGGAGGTGCGTCGTTATGTCACCGGCGCCACGCGCAACCTCATCTATGAGAACATGCAGAACAAGATCGCCCTGATCAATGAGGGCGGCATCCCTTCGCTGGTCAAGGCGCTCAGCGAGCCAGATGATGAGCTCCGCAAAAACATCACAG GCATCCTGTGGAATATGTCCTCCAAAGAGAATCTGAAGGAGAAACTGGCTTCTGAGACACTTTCTGAGCTCACAGACAAGATCCTCATCCCTCTGGCCACCAAGGAGAAGAATGAGTCAGAGTTCGATAACTATGAAGACTCTACGAGCATCAAGGAGTCCCATTCTGAGACGGAGATTTTTTGCAACACCACGGGATGCCTCAG GAACCTGAGCTCTGTGAGTCAGAAGACCCGTGATCAGATGAGAGACACACGTGGACTGGTGGACTCTTTGGTGGAATACATCTGTGCCTGCCTTAAAAGCAAGAGCAAGTCAGAAAGCAAG GGGGTTGAGAATTCGATGTGCATCCTGAGGAACCTTTCCTACCAGCTCTACAGTGAAATTCCTCCGAACCATGCAAGAACTCTGGATGGACCAACCAGAGATCAGGACAAGGAGTTGGGTGAAGCCATCGGTTGCTTTACACCTAACAGCAGGAAGGCCAAAAAT AAGAAGAACGTAAATCTCTCCACTTTAAGTGAAGTTTCCAAGACGCCAAAGGGTATGGCGTGGCTGTGGCACCCTCAGATCGTGTCGGTGTACAACCAACTCCTGCAAAAGTGTGAAACCAACGCAGTGACCCGCGAGGCAGCTGCCGGATCTCTGCAAAACATCACTGCTGGAGACAGGAGG TGGGCTTCCGTGCTGAGCTGGGTGGCTCTGGACAGGGAGCGTATGCTGCCGTGCCTGCTGAACTACCTGCGTACAGACCATGATATGGAGCTGCGTTCTCTTACAGGCCTCCTACGCAATCTGTCCCGCCATGCCGCCAATAAGGATGAAATGG CCACAAAGAGTGTGGGCACCCTCGTGGAGAAGTTGCCAGACAATGGAGTTGAGAAGGAGCGCACCGTTGACACCGTGGTCAACATCTGTGGTTTCCTCAACAACCTGGTGACCTGCAGCGCCTTAGCCGCCAGGGACATCTTGTTCTTTGATGGCGTGCCAAAGCTGCTGGAAATCAAGAAGTCAACTGGCAG cCCTGGGAAGATGAAAGCGGCAAAAGCAGCTTCGACAGTTCTCAGCAACATGTACAATTACAAGAAATTTCACAAACAGTACTTAGCG AAAGGGTTCAGGAAAGATGACTTCATCGACAATGTAGTGTGA
- the pkp3a gene encoding plakophilin-3a isoform X2 — protein sequence MSLAASDNVFMSALQPNNSVTTYALPTEIQIGNGGSTSDEVAKARRVQQQVKMRLAEKSTLPRQNGSAANYAMSDYGGGSSTAHYNTYTPNYSSRSAFAMSGSRTLGPSVSIHKSGFTSRSTGPELSQFQKMSIGGGGAGGGEYYQEDLRMGGYQGGTRQNRMMEAETMSMHSMRQPLQVNSWVVDNSDAGSLMSERDATYGRQYAQSAINGYSGQMRQGGGTMTYPAPMRRSLSGTLSRGGGMTAGGQEIVQQHSFKGPAHRTISRITNRNRMSMGGVPMGLQQQLSSGGSTYRGGADMVDSGFMYGTLQSGSQGNLLMQQQRQGTLSRAMSVKSMQSVGKGVDVYYQENGMGNLSGMDSLDMETAVAYLCEPDAALQVMGAAFIQHQCYNDNDAKDEVRTLNGIKALVSLFNSDNEEVRRYVTGATRNLIYENMQNKIALINEGGIPSLVKALSEPDDELRKNITGILWNMSSKENLKEKLASETLSELTDKILIPLATKEKNESEFDNYEDSTSIKESHSETEIFCNTTGCLRNLSSVSQKTRDQMRDTRGLVDSLVEYICACLKSKSKSESKGVENSMCILRNLSYQLYSEIPPNHARTLDGPTRDQDKELGEAIGCFTPNSRKAKNKKNVNLSTLSEVSKTPKGMAWLWHPQIVSVYNQLLQKCETNAVTREAAAGSLQNITAGDRRWASVLSWVALDRERMLPCLLNYLRTDHDMELRSLTGLLRNLSRHAANKDEMATKSVGTLVEKLPDNGVEKERTVDTVVNICGFLNNLVTCSALAARDILFFDGVPKLLEIKKSTGSPGKMKAAKAASTVLSNMYNYKKFHKQYLAKGFRKDDFIDNVV from the exons ATGAGCCTTGCGGCTTCAGACAACGTGTTTATGTCTGCTTTGCAGCCCAACAACTCGGTCACCACGTACGCGCTCCCGACGGAGATCCAGATCGGGAACGGGGGATCCACGTCGGACGAGGTGGCGAAGGCGCGGCGCGTCCAGCAGCAGGTCAAGATGAGGCTGGCGGAGAAGTCCACACTTCCGCGTCAGAATGGATCGGCCGCAAACTACGCCATGTCAG ACTACGGTGGCGGTTCGTCGACGGCGCACTACAACACCTACACCCCAAATTACAGCTCTAGGTCCGCCTTTGCGATGTCAGGCTCCAGAACACTG GGCCCGTCTGTATCCATCCATAAGTCAGGCTTCACCTCCCGGTCGACTGGCCCAGAACTGAGTCAGTTTCAGAAGATGAGTATCGGGGGCGGAGGTGCTGGTGGCGGCGAATATTATCAAGAAGACCTACGCATGGGCGGCTACCAAGGGGGCACGAGACAAAACCGAATGATGGAAGCAGAAACCATGTCCATGCATTCGATGCGGCAGCCTTTACAGGTGAATTCCTGGGTGGTCGATAACAGCGACGCTGGGAGCTTAATGTCCGAACGGGACGCCACCTACGGCCGCCAGTATGCTCAGAGCGCAATCAACGGCTACAGTGGCCAGATGAGACAAGGAGGAGGCACCATGACCTATCCAGCGCCAATGCGCCGATCTCTTAGTGGTACTCTGTCCCGTGGCGGCGGGATGACAGCAGGGGGGCAAGAGATCGTCCAGCAGCATTCCTTCAAAGGCCCAGCCCACCGCACCATCAGTAGGATCACAAACCGAAACAGAATGAGCATGGGAGGCGTGCCTATGGGCCTGCAGCAACAGCTGTCCTCCGGTGGGAGCACctacagaggaggagcagacaTGGTGGATTCAGGGTTCATGTATGGCACCTTGCAGTCTGGTTCCCAGGGGAACTTATtaatgcagcagcagcgccaGGGCACTCTGTCCCGTGCCATGTCAGTCAAAAGCATGCAGAGCGTGGGCAAGGGCGTGGACGTCTACTACCAGGAGAATGGCATGGGCAACCTTAGCGG GATGGACTCCTTGGACATGGAGACAGCTGTGGCTTACCTGTGTGAGCCTGACGCGGCATTGCAAGTAATGGGTGCTGCGTTCATTCAGCACCAGTGTTACAATGACAACGACGCTAAAGACGAG GTACGTACGTTGAATGGCATTAAAGCACTGGTGAGCCTGTTCAACAGTGACAACGAGGAGGTGCGTCGTTATGTCACCGGCGCCACGCGCAACCTCATCTATGAGAACATGCAGAACAAGATCGCCCTGATCAATGAGGGCGGCATCCCTTCGCTGGTCAAGGCGCTCAGCGAGCCAGATGATGAGCTCCGCAAAAACATCACAG GCATCCTGTGGAATATGTCCTCCAAAGAGAATCTGAAGGAGAAACTGGCTTCTGAGACACTTTCTGAGCTCACAGACAAGATCCTCATCCCTCTGGCCACCAAGGAGAAGAATGAGTCAGAGTTCGATAACTATGAAGACTCTACGAGCATCAAGGAGTCCCATTCTGAGACGGAGATTTTTTGCAACACCACGGGATGCCTCAG GAACCTGAGCTCTGTGAGTCAGAAGACCCGTGATCAGATGAGAGACACACGTGGACTGGTGGACTCTTTGGTGGAATACATCTGTGCCTGCCTTAAAAGCAAGAGCAAGTCAGAAAGCAAG GGGGTTGAGAATTCGATGTGCATCCTGAGGAACCTTTCCTACCAGCTCTACAGTGAAATTCCTCCGAACCATGCAAGAACTCTGGATGGACCAACCAGAGATCAGGACAAGGAGTTGGGTGAAGCCATCGGTTGCTTTACACCTAACAGCAGGAAGGCCAAAAAT AAGAAGAACGTAAATCTCTCCACTTTAAGTGAAGTTTCCAAGACGCCAAAGGGTATGGCGTGGCTGTGGCACCCTCAGATCGTGTCGGTGTACAACCAACTCCTGCAAAAGTGTGAAACCAACGCAGTGACCCGCGAGGCAGCTGCCGGATCTCTGCAAAACATCACTGCTGGAGACAGGAGG TGGGCTTCCGTGCTGAGCTGGGTGGCTCTGGACAGGGAGCGTATGCTGCCGTGCCTGCTGAACTACCTGCGTACAGACCATGATATGGAGCTGCGTTCTCTTACAGGCCTCCTACGCAATCTGTCCCGCCATGCCGCCAATAAGGATGAAATGG CCACAAAGAGTGTGGGCACCCTCGTGGAGAAGTTGCCAGACAATGGAGTTGAGAAGGAGCGCACCGTTGACACCGTGGTCAACATCTGTGGTTTCCTCAACAACCTGGTGACCTGCAGCGCCTTAGCCGCCAGGGACATCTTGTTCTTTGATGGCGTGCCAAAGCTGCTGGAAATCAAGAAGTCAACTGGCAG cCCTGGGAAGATGAAAGCGGCAAAAGCAGCTTCGACAGTTCTCAGCAACATGTACAATTACAAGAAATTTCACAAACAGTACTTAGCG AAAGGGTTCAGGAAAGATGACTTCATCGACAATGTAGTGTGA